A single window of Nicotiana sylvestris chromosome 5, ASM39365v2, whole genome shotgun sequence DNA harbors:
- the LOC104215587 gene encoding uncharacterized protein isoform X3 produces the protein MSLTEFAMVEELAFLIKDNLPCKHLILAVEETLVNFLLDDTSSSGVLELEPMNPYNRLLLHRLADIFGFSHQSVGEGEERHLVLERCSETSVPSILISDLLWQYDELQSPRTVDVIYRRKEGSEVLFKGSFKAHLSPDAQKSSGGCLASLQCRQGYKAHTPIAHEFYLESSESKVEETPTPIFNISLEEREEAYLAARKQIFSGDQGETRQCMKDRPRKDPMVARRMIAHALGQRIRPSNLEILHANTEECEEKTKDVNIQHKDEGRINLGKQTHMEVKTPPAKYPDSGGKLKSSVSNGSKTPHIKKITPKNTDGTGSSTQVKKEGKVNKESIREEHIGAAKRIFANALGFAREGNLSK, from the exons ATGAGTCTTACAGAATTCGCCATG GTCGAAGAACTGGCCTTTCTTATCAAAGATAATCTTCCTTGCAAGCATCTTATCCTAGCTGTGGAAGAGACCCTAGTCAATTTCCTTCTTGATGATACCAG TTCTAGTGGGGTCTTGGAGCTAGAACCAATGAATCCATATAACCGTCTTCTCTTACATCGGCTTGCTGATATTTTTGG ATTTTCTCATCAGTCAGTTGGTGAAGGGGAAGAACGGCACTTGGTTTTGGAGCGTTGCTCAGAGACATCAGT ACCTTCCATTCTCATTAGTGATCTCCTGTGGCAGTATGACGAACTACAATCTCCAAGGACTGTAGATGTAATATATAGAAGAAAAGAAGGTTCTGAAG TGTTGTTCAAAGGCTCATTTAAGGCTCACTTAAGCCCTGATGCTCAGAAAAGCTCGGGAGGGTGCTTGGCCTCGCTTCAGTGTAGGCAAGGCTATAAGGCGCACACACCGATTGCCCATGAATTCTATCTTGAATCCAGCG AGTCAAAGGTAGAAGAGACACCAACACCAATCTTTAACATTTCCCTTGAGGAGAGGGAAGAAGCATATCTGGCTGCCCGAAAACAGATTTTTTCTGGTGATCAAGGTGAGACAAGACAATGTATGAAAGATAGGCCTCGAAAAGATCCTATGGTTGCCCGTCGTATGATTGCACATGCACTTGGCCAAAGAATCAGGCCATCTAACCTTGAGATCCTCCATGCAAATACTGAGGAATGTGAAGAAAAAACCAAGGATGTAAATATCCAGCATAAGGACGAAGGTCGGATAAATTTGGGCAAGCAGACTCATATGGAGGTCAAAACTCCCCCTGCAAAATATCCGGATTCCGGTGGTAAGCTTAAAAGCAGCGTATCGAATGGTAGTAAAACACCACATATTAAGAAGATAACACCTAAAAACACTGATGGGACAGGTTCCTCGACGCAAGTGAAAAAGGAGGGGAAGGTTAACAAAGAGAGTATTCGTGAAGAACATATTGGTGCTGCTAAGAGAATATTTGCCAATGCTCTAGGATTTGCAAGAGAAGGGAATCTTTCAAAATGA
- the LOC104215587 gene encoding uncharacterized protein isoform X5, protein MSLTEFAMVEELAFLIKDNLPCKHLILAVEETLVNFLLDDTSSSGVLELEPMNPYNRLLLHRLADIFGFSHQSVGEGEERHLVLERCSETSVPSILISDLLWQYDELQSPRTVDVIYRRKEGSEESKVEETPTPIFNISLEEREEAYLAARKQIFSGDQGETRQCMKDRPRKDPMVARRMIAHALGQRIRPSNLEILHANTEECEEKTKDVNIQHKDEGRINLGKQTHMEVKTPPAKYPDSGGKLKSSVSNGSKTPHIKKITPKNTDGTGSSTQVKKEGKVNKESIREEHIGAAKRIFANALGFAREGNLSK, encoded by the exons ATGAGTCTTACAGAATTCGCCATG GTCGAAGAACTGGCCTTTCTTATCAAAGATAATCTTCCTTGCAAGCATCTTATCCTAGCTGTGGAAGAGACCCTAGTCAATTTCCTTCTTGATGATACCAG TTCTAGTGGGGTCTTGGAGCTAGAACCAATGAATCCATATAACCGTCTTCTCTTACATCGGCTTGCTGATATTTTTGG ATTTTCTCATCAGTCAGTTGGTGAAGGGGAAGAACGGCACTTGGTTTTGGAGCGTTGCTCAGAGACATCAGT ACCTTCCATTCTCATTAGTGATCTCCTGTGGCAGTATGACGAACTACAATCTCCAAGGACTGTAGATGTAATATATAGAAGAAAAGAAGGTTCTGAAG AGTCAAAGGTAGAAGAGACACCAACACCAATCTTTAACATTTCCCTTGAGGAGAGGGAAGAAGCATATCTGGCTGCCCGAAAACAGATTTTTTCTGGTGATCAAGGTGAGACAAGACAATGTATGAAAGATAGGCCTCGAAAAGATCCTATGGTTGCCCGTCGTATGATTGCACATGCACTTGGCCAAAGAATCAGGCCATCTAACCTTGAGATCCTCCATGCAAATACTGAGGAATGTGAAGAAAAAACCAAGGATGTAAATATCCAGCATAAGGACGAAGGTCGGATAAATTTGGGCAAGCAGACTCATATGGAGGTCAAAACTCCCCCTGCAAAATATCCGGATTCCGGTGGTAAGCTTAAAAGCAGCGTATCGAATGGTAGTAAAACACCACATATTAAGAAGATAACACCTAAAAACACTGATGGGACAGGTTCCTCGACGCAAGTGAAAAAGGAGGGGAAGGTTAACAAAGAGAGTATTCGTGAAGAACATATTGGTGCTGCTAAGAGAATATTTGCCAATGCTCTAGGATTTGCAAGAGAAGGGAATCTTTCAAAATGA
- the LOC104215587 gene encoding uncharacterized protein isoform X4: protein MCGLAHVTGSNRGADKSVFKWRRVKASMSFELCTTGPRDFSVEELAFLIKDNLPCKHLILAVEETLVNFLLDDTSSSGVLELEPMNPYNRLLLHRLADIFGFSHQSVGEGEERHLVLERCSETSVPSILISDLLWQYDELQSPRTVDVIYRRKEGSEESKVEETPTPIFNISLEEREEAYLAARKQIFSGDQGETRQCMKDRPRKDPMVARRMIAHALGQRIRPSNLEILHANTEECEEKTKDVNIQHKDEGRINLGKQTHMEVKTPPAKYPDSGGKLKSSVSNGSKTPHIKKITPKNTDGTGSSTQVKKEGKVNKESIREEHIGAAKRIFANALGFAREGNLSK from the exons ATGTGTGGATTGGCGCACGTCACAGGCTCGAATCGTGGCGCAGACAAAAgcgtatttaagtggagaagggtaaaGGCATCCATGAGTTTCGAACTGTGTACTACTGGCCCTCGGGATTTCTCG GTCGAAGAACTGGCCTTTCTTATCAAAGATAATCTTCCTTGCAAGCATCTTATCCTAGCTGTGGAAGAGACCCTAGTCAATTTCCTTCTTGATGATACCAG TTCTAGTGGGGTCTTGGAGCTAGAACCAATGAATCCATATAACCGTCTTCTCTTACATCGGCTTGCTGATATTTTTGG ATTTTCTCATCAGTCAGTTGGTGAAGGGGAAGAACGGCACTTGGTTTTGGAGCGTTGCTCAGAGACATCAGT ACCTTCCATTCTCATTAGTGATCTCCTGTGGCAGTATGACGAACTACAATCTCCAAGGACTGTAGATGTAATATATAGAAGAAAAGAAGGTTCTGAAG AGTCAAAGGTAGAAGAGACACCAACACCAATCTTTAACATTTCCCTTGAGGAGAGGGAAGAAGCATATCTGGCTGCCCGAAAACAGATTTTTTCTGGTGATCAAGGTGAGACAAGACAATGTATGAAAGATAGGCCTCGAAAAGATCCTATGGTTGCCCGTCGTATGATTGCACATGCACTTGGCCAAAGAATCAGGCCATCTAACCTTGAGATCCTCCATGCAAATACTGAGGAATGTGAAGAAAAAACCAAGGATGTAAATATCCAGCATAAGGACGAAGGTCGGATAAATTTGGGCAAGCAGACTCATATGGAGGTCAAAACTCCCCCTGCAAAATATCCGGATTCCGGTGGTAAGCTTAAAAGCAGCGTATCGAATGGTAGTAAAACACCACATATTAAGAAGATAACACCTAAAAACACTGATGGGACAGGTTCCTCGACGCAAGTGAAAAAGGAGGGGAAGGTTAACAAAGAGAGTATTCGTGAAGAACATATTGGTGCTGCTAAGAGAATATTTGCCAATGCTCTAGGATTTGCAAGAGAAGGGAATCTTTCAAAATGA
- the LOC104215587 gene encoding uncharacterized protein isoform X2 — MCGLAHVTGSNRGADKSVFKWRRVKASMSFELCTTGPRDFSVEELAFLIKDNLPCKHLILAVEETLVNFLLDDTSSSGVLELEPMNPYNRLLLHRLADIFGFSHQSVGEGEERHLVLERCSETSVPSILISDLLWQYDELQSPRTVDVIYRRKEGSEVLFKGSFKAHLSPDAQKSSGGCLASLQCRQGYKAHTPIAHEFYLESSESKVEETPTPIFNISLEEREEAYLAARKQIFSGDQGETRQCMKDRPRKDPMVARRMIAHALGQRIRPSNLEILHANTEECEEKTKDVNIQHKDEGRINLGKQTHMEVKTPPAKYPDSGGSSTQVKKEGKVNKESIREEHIGAAKRIFANALGFAREGNLSK; from the exons ATGTGTGGATTGGCGCACGTCACAGGCTCGAATCGTGGCGCAGACAAAAgcgtatttaagtggagaagggtaaaGGCATCCATGAGTTTCGAACTGTGTACTACTGGCCCTCGGGATTTCTCG GTCGAAGAACTGGCCTTTCTTATCAAAGATAATCTTCCTTGCAAGCATCTTATCCTAGCTGTGGAAGAGACCCTAGTCAATTTCCTTCTTGATGATACCAG TTCTAGTGGGGTCTTGGAGCTAGAACCAATGAATCCATATAACCGTCTTCTCTTACATCGGCTTGCTGATATTTTTGG ATTTTCTCATCAGTCAGTTGGTGAAGGGGAAGAACGGCACTTGGTTTTGGAGCGTTGCTCAGAGACATCAGT ACCTTCCATTCTCATTAGTGATCTCCTGTGGCAGTATGACGAACTACAATCTCCAAGGACTGTAGATGTAATATATAGAAGAAAAGAAGGTTCTGAAG TGTTGTTCAAAGGCTCATTTAAGGCTCACTTAAGCCCTGATGCTCAGAAAAGCTCGGGAGGGTGCTTGGCCTCGCTTCAGTGTAGGCAAGGCTATAAGGCGCACACACCGATTGCCCATGAATTCTATCTTGAATCCAGCG AGTCAAAGGTAGAAGAGACACCAACACCAATCTTTAACATTTCCCTTGAGGAGAGGGAAGAAGCATATCTGGCTGCCCGAAAACAGATTTTTTCTGGTGATCAAGGTGAGACAAGACAATGTATGAAAGATAGGCCTCGAAAAGATCCTATGGTTGCCCGTCGTATGATTGCACATGCACTTGGCCAAAGAATCAGGCCATCTAACCTTGAGATCCTCCATGCAAATACTGAGGAATGTGAAGAAAAAACCAAGGATGTAAATATCCAGCATAAGGACGAAGGTCGGATAAATTTGGGCAAGCAGACTCATATGGAGGTCAAAACTCCCCCTGCAAAATATCCGGATTCCGGTG GTTCCTCGACGCAAGTGAAAAAGGAGGGGAAGGTTAACAAAGAGAGTATTCGTGAAGAACATATTGGTGCTGCTAAGAGAATATTTGCCAATGCTCTAGGATTTGCAAGAGAAGGGAATCTTTCAAAATGA
- the LOC104215587 gene encoding uncharacterized protein isoform X1 translates to MCGLAHVTGSNRGADKSVFKWRRVKASMSFELCTTGPRDFSVEELAFLIKDNLPCKHLILAVEETLVNFLLDDTSSSGVLELEPMNPYNRLLLHRLADIFGFSHQSVGEGEERHLVLERCSETSVPSILISDLLWQYDELQSPRTVDVIYRRKEGSEVLFKGSFKAHLSPDAQKSSGGCLASLQCRQGYKAHTPIAHEFYLESSESKVEETPTPIFNISLEEREEAYLAARKQIFSGDQGETRQCMKDRPRKDPMVARRMIAHALGQRIRPSNLEILHANTEECEEKTKDVNIQHKDEGRINLGKQTHMEVKTPPAKYPDSGGKLKSSVSNGSKTPHIKKITPKNTDGTGSSTQVKKEGKVNKESIREEHIGAAKRIFANALGFAREGNLSK, encoded by the exons ATGTGTGGATTGGCGCACGTCACAGGCTCGAATCGTGGCGCAGACAAAAgcgtatttaagtggagaagggtaaaGGCATCCATGAGTTTCGAACTGTGTACTACTGGCCCTCGGGATTTCTCG GTCGAAGAACTGGCCTTTCTTATCAAAGATAATCTTCCTTGCAAGCATCTTATCCTAGCTGTGGAAGAGACCCTAGTCAATTTCCTTCTTGATGATACCAG TTCTAGTGGGGTCTTGGAGCTAGAACCAATGAATCCATATAACCGTCTTCTCTTACATCGGCTTGCTGATATTTTTGG ATTTTCTCATCAGTCAGTTGGTGAAGGGGAAGAACGGCACTTGGTTTTGGAGCGTTGCTCAGAGACATCAGT ACCTTCCATTCTCATTAGTGATCTCCTGTGGCAGTATGACGAACTACAATCTCCAAGGACTGTAGATGTAATATATAGAAGAAAAGAAGGTTCTGAAG TGTTGTTCAAAGGCTCATTTAAGGCTCACTTAAGCCCTGATGCTCAGAAAAGCTCGGGAGGGTGCTTGGCCTCGCTTCAGTGTAGGCAAGGCTATAAGGCGCACACACCGATTGCCCATGAATTCTATCTTGAATCCAGCG AGTCAAAGGTAGAAGAGACACCAACACCAATCTTTAACATTTCCCTTGAGGAGAGGGAAGAAGCATATCTGGCTGCCCGAAAACAGATTTTTTCTGGTGATCAAGGTGAGACAAGACAATGTATGAAAGATAGGCCTCGAAAAGATCCTATGGTTGCCCGTCGTATGATTGCACATGCACTTGGCCAAAGAATCAGGCCATCTAACCTTGAGATCCTCCATGCAAATACTGAGGAATGTGAAGAAAAAACCAAGGATGTAAATATCCAGCATAAGGACGAAGGTCGGATAAATTTGGGCAAGCAGACTCATATGGAGGTCAAAACTCCCCCTGCAAAATATCCGGATTCCGGTGGTAAGCTTAAAAGCAGCGTATCGAATGGTAGTAAAACACCACATATTAAGAAGATAACACCTAAAAACACTGATGGGACAGGTTCCTCGACGCAAGTGAAAAAGGAGGGGAAGGTTAACAAAGAGAGTATTCGTGAAGAACATATTGGTGCTGCTAAGAGAATATTTGCCAATGCTCTAGGATTTGCAAGAGAAGGGAATCTTTCAAAATGA